A part of Aegilops tauschii subsp. strangulata cultivar AL8/78 chromosome 2, Aet v6.0, whole genome shotgun sequence genomic DNA contains:
- the LOC141041894 gene encoding uncharacterized protein, with product MDHGLKIAIWNVRGMNARARRHAIRSLLDTTGASIVCIQETKMELIYSAIVLDTLGSEFDDYTYLPADGTRGGILLVWKSRAVTITDPMFTTNAITAKVTTVTGTPWWLTVVYGPQDDADKVAFLQELRDIRAACPDPWMVCGDFNLILRDDDKNTGTVNRRLMGKFRRLTNDLALKEIYLNGRRYTWSNEQTPPTLVQLDRVLCTADWEDAHSGCHL from the coding sequence ATGGATCACGGCCTCAAGATCGCTATCTGGAATGTGCGCGGCATGAACGCGCGGGCTCGGCGACATGCTATCCGGTCGCTGCTGGACACCACCGGGGCCTCCATTGTATGCATTCAAGAAACGAAAATGGAGTTGATCTACTCGGCTATTGTCCTGGATACGCTTGGTTCCGAGTTCGATGACTACACGTACCTCCCAGCCGATGGCACGCGGGGCGGCATCTTGCTGGTGTGGAAGAGCAGGGCCGTGACCATCACGGACCCAATGTTCACCACCAATGCGATCACCGCTAAGGTGACCACGGTCACAGGCACACCTTGGTGGCTAACGGTGGTATACGGACCCCAGGATGATGCCGACAAGGTTGCATTCCTGCAGGAGCTTCGCGACATCCGAGCCGCCTGCCCAGACCCGTGGATGGTTTGCGGCGACTTCAATCTCATCCTCCGCGACGACGACAAAAACACGGGCACCGTCAACCGGCGCTTGATGGGCAAATTTCGCCGTCTCACAAATGACCTCGCGCTCAAGGAGATCTACCTCAACGGGCGGCGCTACACATGGTCCAACGAGCAAACACCGCCGACACTCGTGCAGCTCGACCGTGTTCTTTGCACCGCTGATTGGGAGGACGCGCACAGCGGATGCCACCTTTGA